A single genomic interval of Persephonella atlantica harbors:
- a CDS encoding ATP-binding protein yields MQLEHTFSNYKIFRFLFSFALLVTFSVFAGTEGIRNSSQIVSAFILFIYTGISFLTIFISRTTIFDTILDVTFISGFIFTDFSRLKYFSILYLFPLFFSGFSFRSVYAYTVSIITIIEYLLIFTFYNEYQQTGYLNFVLNSFAFIVITTAGIKLKKEMEKQQRYIKKLEEEKRESQLYKKLYRMSAELAHEIRNPLSSIKAAADLLSEGNINPKLINMIKEESTRLNRLLSDFLLLSRPREAEKIKINVKDMLNRIVNLYDKKGIVKLNVVGSPYIFIDEKGFESAVSNVLKNAVRWAENSVVINVYGTSEKLFIEVEDDGPGIKDEDKEKIFDPFFTKSEGGTGLGLAIAKKVVMENGGSIFVEDSELGGSKFVLIFPVGRENESNSSR; encoded by the coding sequence GTGCAGTTAGAGCATACTTTTTCTAACTATAAGATATTTAGATTTTTATTTTCTTTTGCTCTTCTTGTAACATTCAGTGTGTTTGCAGGGACGGAAGGAATAAGAAATTCATCCCAGATTGTTTCAGCATTTATACTTTTTATCTATACAGGAATCAGTTTTCTAACTATATTTATCAGCAGAACAACAATTTTTGATACAATCCTTGATGTAACATTTATATCTGGCTTTATATTTACAGATTTTAGCCGTCTGAAATACTTTTCTATACTCTACCTGTTTCCACTGTTTTTTTCTGGATTTAGCTTCAGATCAGTTTATGCCTATACAGTTTCCATTATCACAATAATAGAGTATCTCCTCATATTTACATTTTACAATGAGTATCAACAGACAGGTTATCTTAATTTTGTCCTGAATAGCTTTGCATTTATTGTTATTACAACTGCAGGAATAAAACTTAAAAAAGAGATGGAAAAACAGCAGAGATACATCAAAAAGTTAGAAGAGGAAAAAAGGGAAAGTCAGCTGTACAAGAAACTTTACAGAATGAGTGCAGAACTTGCCCATGAGATAAGAAATCCTCTTTCTTCTATAAAGGCGGCGGCGGACCTTTTGTCTGAGGGGAATATCAATCCAAAGCTGATAAATATGATAAAAGAAGAATCAACAAGGCTGAACAGACTTTTATCTGATTTTCTTCTCCTGTCCAGACCAAGGGAAGCAGAGAAAATAAAAATAAATGTGAAAGATATGTTAAACAGAATAGTGAATCTGTATGATAAAAAAGGAATTGTAAAACTCAATGTTGTGGGAAGTCCATACATCTTTATAGATGAGAAAGGATTTGAGTCTGCTGTTTCAAATGTTTTGAAGAATGCTGTCAGATGGGCAGAAAACTCCGTTGTGATAAATGTTTATGGAACAAGCGAAAAGTTATTTATTGAGGTGGAAGACGATGGTCCCGGGATTAAAGATGAAGATAAGGAAAAGATATTCGACCCATTTTTCACAAAGAGTGAAGGTGGGACAGGTTTGGGTCTTGCAATAGCCAAAAAAGTTGTTATGGAAAATGGAGGAAGTATATTTGTTGAAGATAGTGAGCTTGGGGGTTCAAAGTTTGTTCTTATCTTTCCTGTAGGGAGGGAAAATGAAAGCAATAGTAGTAGATGA
- the rpoZ gene encoding DNA-directed RNA polymerase subunit omega, translated as MLLSKRPLIEQALKRVNNRYELVHAAAKLAKELYETGAESYVTEEGIPLKKTVIAIDEIAKGRAVIMRKSD; from the coding sequence ATGCTTTTGAGTAAGAGACCATTAATTGAACAGGCATTAAAAAGAGTTAACAATAGATATGAGCTTGTTCATGCTGCAGCAAAACTTGCAAAGGAACTTTATGAAACAGGTGCAGAGAGTTATGTAACAGAAGAGGGTATTCCACTGAAGAAAACAGTTATAGCTATTGATGAAATTGCAAAGGGTAGAGCTGTAATAATGAGAAAATCTGATTAG
- the gmk gene encoding guanylate kinase — MKGELFILSSPAGGGKTTIANLLIKEIPNLKRVITCTTRKPRTGEKDGVDYYFLTEDEFKKRIEEGKFLEYAVVHGNYYGTPKEEVEKELSKGFDLLLVIDVQGMLQIKSKKSDVVSIFLLPPSLDELIKRMENRGDSPEEIKKRIETAKKEIPQYKRYDYVVVNDVLEKAKNDVKCIIISHRHKTERFSLKLIKDEKLKRLLKDEWND, encoded by the coding sequence ATGAAAGGGGAACTTTTTATACTGTCCTCTCCTGCTGGAGGGGGCAAGACTACTATTGCAAACCTTCTCATAAAGGAAATTCCAAATCTCAAAAGAGTCATAACATGTACTACGAGGAAACCAAGGACTGGAGAAAAGGATGGAGTTGATTACTACTTTCTTACAGAAGATGAGTTTAAAAAAAGGATAGAAGAAGGAAAATTCTTAGAGTACGCTGTTGTTCATGGAAATTACTACGGAACTCCTAAAGAAGAGGTAGAAAAGGAGCTATCAAAAGGTTTTGACCTTCTCCTCGTTATTGATGTTCAGGGTATGCTCCAGATAAAATCGAAAAAAAGTGATGTGGTTTCTATTTTTCTTCTTCCTCCCTCACTGGATGAACTAATAAAAAGGATGGAAAATAGAGGAGACAGTCCTGAAGAGATAAAAAAAAGGATAGAGACAGCAAAAAAAGAGATACCACAGTATAAAAGGTATGATTATGTTGTAGTTAATGATGTCTTAGAAAAGGCAAAGAATGATGTAAAATGTATTATAATTTCACATAGACACAAAACAGAAAGATTTTCTCTAAAATTAATAAAAGATGAAAAGCTAAAGAGATTATTAAAAGATGAGTGGAATGATTAA
- a CDS encoding VanZ family protein: MIKTVFWVYLVFMLLFSFAPLGVELPTSDKINHFVEFFVFSILFKEAYKTSYWGNFFYSLFLSVFIEFVQYFLPYRSAEFGDVTADILGITSGLFIYFVLKLTYMELKNEE; the protein is encoded by the coding sequence ATGATTAAAACAGTATTCTGGGTTTATCTGGTGTTTATGCTTTTATTTTCCTTTGCACCGTTAGGTGTAGAGCTGCCAACATCCGATAAAATAAACCATTTTGTTGAGTTTTTTGTATTTTCCATTTTATTTAAAGAGGCCTATAAAACGTCTTACTGGGGAAACTTCTTTTATTCTCTTTTTCTGAGTGTCTTTATTGAGTTTGTTCAGTATTTTCTTCCATACAGGTCTGCTGAGTTCGGAGACGTAACTGCTGACATCCTGGGGATAACTTCAGGATTGTTCATCTATTTTGTGTTGAAGCTGACATATATGGAACTGAAAAACGAAGAGTGA